The region GATGGTTAAAGGCGTTCACGTCATGGTGTCTGGAAAACCGCTTCAGGCGATTCAATATCAAATACATTTGACGTTTATGTGTTTATACGCACGTCTGGGTgttatgtattattttatacgaTAACTCGTCggatgttttaaaaaattcctttTTCACGTCGAATTCGAACGCGAATTTGAAAGCTGGGGATTCGCTAATTATTATACGATGCAGATCAGCGTTTCGCGATGtcaattaaattatacatcgCCGCGCGCTGTAGCGGCTCAATGGCTGGATTATAAAAGATGAAAGAAACACTTTGTGTGTTATACACAGTGCACTGTGTGTATGGTACTTTCATGGATCTGCACGAGGagttgatatttatttatctctttctcgTTTTCTCGTTACAGAACCAGAGGAGTCACAAACTATAAATGCAGGCGTCAACGGTATCGAAATCGAACCGAAACGCACCAGTCCCGATGACAATCTAATCACCGATGAAGATGCTACCCAGGACACCAGCGATCAGACCCAGCAAACAACTCCGGGTAAATTTTCGCGACATATGATACGtctaaattttatacaataattcaaattcattcgtacaatttatatatatatatatatatatatatatatatatatatatacagaattgaagaaagaataaatcaatgaatttcGATCCCCTAAATTTGATCCAGTTATCGTTTTGCCGATTCGTTATCGCGTTGTACGATTGGGCAGGAGAAAATTGAATACAAAACGAAAGTTTCCTCATCTTCTCGATTACTCTATAAAGATCATAGTCGCaagagatatatatatatatatgtgtgtatatatatgaatagGAGTAATCTAGTTAGTTCCATTGACGATGTTAAATTTATCTGAAATGACCCCGCTTGATAAACTATAATTCGTCGAGACAGAGACGCTCCAATCATACATGTCCTCGCTCTTATAACTTGACGGGTAAAACGATATCATTTTCAGAGCATCTCGACCCGAATCTTTAGTGACGCGTACGCTGCACGATGTGCTTGGAAAATTTATAACCACGGCAGGGATAACCCGCGTCCTCTTTATGTTATTCAATTGAATCTAATTGAAGAAGTTTTATGACGCTTGAATTGTCGGAAACAACATTTTTCGTACgcagttataaattataaatgaaaacgtGAGATTGACAACATTTGGTCAAGATTAATTCTCGTTTCTCACGGCACATTATGCGTATGCAACATACAATattgtacactgagaaaaatttcatttgttacagtaactagaaaaattcaataaaacagttatcgttaaaaaaagctgtttgaatattgttggaattatgaaaaacgaggtacgcctaactattttgcgctattgtcgatccttttttgataattgcaacgcaaaatcagcttgttcggtttactctactttttttagttaaataaggctttaacatcaatttattgttgcacaagcatcaaattttcgcaacactaaccagaaagaatagtaacggatactagactttccggtaacagctataaaactaattttcattttctacctagaactatatttttcgattgtggtaaaaaatgaaaatagtcaagaactgagcggtaactggAACTAAAAACTTCTCTCAATGTATAATTCCGAGTCTTTAACGCGTATAAatgtacacattttttttcacatatttaaCTTTGATTcattatatacgtatgcatatggGTAGAGGATTGAAcatagaaagaaaagaaaattagcGTTAGACGGAAAGAAAGGAGACAAAAAATGTGTGCTgatcacatatatatatatatatatatctgatatatatgcataataaGTCCAATTACGCAGGCGTGAAATCGCAGGTATATAAGGTAACATATGTAATTGCCTCTGGGGGCCGCGTTGATGTACATGCATATGTTATATAGGCACAGatacgcatgtatgtatgtataaactGTTTCACACGGAGACTCGGGTAGGAATTTGATACCTTGGTCGAGTCACGTGGTTTTTCTTGTTGGTCGGATCGCGACGACGTCGGCAGCCTAGCTGACGGGATTCAGAGCGAAGCGTTATACGCTTAGGTATATATACCTTAcgtacgcacacacacacacacacccacgTCTCTGCGTACCTCTGCCCATGTAGGCATGTGTGCATTATACGTGCGATGAACGTACTCGGGATCTCTCAAACTGTCCGCGTGCAGTCCgcttgaaaattcaatattccCTGTGCAGACTTTGGACGTGAATGTTTACATACGTCTGTGCaagtatgcatgtatgtatgtaccagATTTTAggtgcgcgcgtgtgtgttaCTTGGATGTAGGTACTACACACATTGTCGAGGATCTGAGGAATTAACGTCGCgacatatgtataatgtatgtatacctaatACCTAACTACCCCCGTTGTTTTAGAGGCGGAATACGATGTGCTCTGTGTACGAAGTTGCACCGGAGTCGTTTTCTAATCGATGAACCTGGATGTTGCTGGGCTAGCTTAAATCATCACGCATTCGTACGAATAGACGAGCATCAGGGTGCATgcctttgaaatatttatagttTGGTAGCGCGTcgtgatgattttttaaaatttgatatttccaATTCGTCACAGTTTATAGTTTGAAGGAAACCGAGTTGAATTATTGACAAGGATGTAATTTTCAGTTTGGCACACACGTGGAATCGTCACAAAAAGACACTGAACGTTACATTCTTGCAGTTTATAAATATCGTTCGCACGTGCGCAGGTTTGAACATGCAGGCGAGATACGGAGCAGGTGAGAATGATCGTTACCATTTTTCATGTTCCAGATCTTCATCAGCGTTATCTAGTCGAGACAATCACGATGACAACGGTTACGGAGCGTCGGATCGTTCGCGAATTGGGTGGAGAGGACGGAAACGGTGGtggtggcggtggtggtggtggtgtcCTCGAGGAGGGCGATAGCGGCGCTAAGAGGGTTTCGGGTATCCTGAAGAACAACAAATTGGCAAACAGCCCGCATTCATCTTCGGACTCAAAGGACGAGGGCTCTGTGCGTTTCGAGGATGTGTCAACACCGCTGGCAAAGCCCGTGAGCGGCGGTGAGGAcgaacaacaacagcagcaggaTAACGCCGGCGGTAAAGTGGTACACAAGGTGATCGGAGTGGCCGATCTGACGGAGAAGGAATCCGGAGAGGGTGACGCGGCGGAATTGTCCCTGACATTTAAACTCGGAAACGTGTCCTTGGTGTCGAACAGCCTGAAGCCGAATTCCGCGGTCAGGCAGCTCTTTCCCGATCCGAGATTCATATCGCCACCTCCGGCTCCGAGCAAGTCGGTGCTTCCGGTTGGGGTCGAGGACCAGTCGCGGGAGGAGGACGATCCGGAGGGGCAAAAGTTCCTCATCACTACCGAGAGTCTGAGGCTCTTCGACGCCGTGAAGAGGGCGAAGCTGGCTGGCGTCCAGGGCGAGACCGACGCCGAATCGACTACTATACGGAAGACCATAGAGCGCAACGCCCTCAGACGGAGTCTGATATCGAAGTACGAACCGAACGCTAAGAAGAAGAGTCTTAGGTCCAAGGAGTTCACCCTCGAGGAGAGGATTCGCCAGCTTACCTGTCTCGACCTCGACGATCGCGACAACGAGAGCAGCGCTTCCGAGAACACGACCACCGGAGACAGCTGCAGCGAATACCTCGACTTTCCCGTCCGGACGTCGCCCTCCGGCGAAGAGGCCAAGAGCGACTCCTCGTCTCGCTGCGTTTCCGTCACGACGACGGCCGTCTCGTGCACCGTCTCGAACTCCCTGCAGCAGGTGGAAGTCGGTCAGGGAAACAATCCGTCGCCGCAGGGGAACCTGCAGCACCAGTCTACCTACAGAAAGATCACGGACCTGTTCGCCCAGAAGAAGATGGAGGCGGCGCCCGATTCGACGGTTAGGAATCTGCCTGACCTCGGCATCGGGAACAAACTTGGCCAGCAGCCGGGGCGCGAGTATAACAACGGGGGTAAGACTCCGATAGCTAAGATGAACTCGGACGCGCGTAAGCAGTTCTTGGCCAGTCTGGCACCGCTGTCCTGCGTCGCTGGTACGGGGATCGAGAACCGGGAGGATTACTATCAGCTGTCCTCGGCTAAGATGACCGGCTCGGGGAACAGCCGCGACTCGGTAGGCGGCTACAATTCGGACTCGTCCTACAGTCTCGAGGATATCGAAGCCGCGCTTCGGGGCGAGGAGAGGAACTACAGGAACGCCGGTGATCCGCCGGACGTGACGAGGGGAACGCCGACCAGCAACGCCGGCGACGAGGACTCGGCCACCGACGAACTCCTGGCTTTCGTTGAACAGGACAAGACGCGGACGGAACGTATAAAGAAGCGGTACAACGAAGCGGAGGAGACGCAGCAGCAGAACGAGgccgaggacgaggacgacgagCTCAACGATTACGGGTTCAACCGGCGACCGTCGGTCCGTGGCATAAAACCGAAGTTCGGTTCGACGAACGAGATTCTAAGGCAACTTCAATCCCGCAGCGTCGCGCCCGGTGCGTTGATCGAAGCCGGCAAGGCCGGTTCCCATTTGTCCTGGCCTTCGTATTACAACGAGAACGAGGTAATCGGCGATAAATCATCGTCGAGGATATTCCTccaggacgaggaggacgacaCTTATCACACGATCACCGACGGCAGGGACAGCAGCAACACGATAAATCGTATAAACACGATGCAGCGTCAGATAGACGACATATATCAGACAATCGCCGAGACCGCGGCCAGCGTTCAGGGATCCGTGAACCGCGGTTCTTACCTCGAGAGTACGCTGCCCAGGTCGGTCGTCAGACCTCCGGTTAACGGTGACTGCGGTCAGAGGTACAGCCCGGGGGTTGCGGGGGATCAGCCGAAAATTAACGGTCAGCATCCGCATCCCCTGGGAGCGAGGATGCTGCGAATAGCCGGCGGCGGAGACCCGGGTCAGGGTACGATGTACAACACGCTTCCGGGAAAATCTACCCGGCGTCATACCTTCGGATACCATTGCGAGATCGGCACCGTACCTCCGGGTCTGCAGCAACCGCCGGAGGCGAAGTGTTACCGCACGATGTACCTCCTTCCCTATAACGGAATGTCCGATCCCACCTACCAGAACATCCAGAGAATACTTCCGGCGCATGCCGCGCCTCCCGCGAACTACGCGAACCACGTCGATAGGTATCCCTACCCGAGGAACAATCCCTGCAGGAAAATCGAGGAGCCGTCTACCCGCTATTACGCGGCTCGTCCAGTTTCCGCCAACCCCACGACGGCCTCGCTCTACTCCGCGCAGTCGGCCCAACTTCATCTTCATCTGCATCAGCCGGTCGTCCAGCCGGATGAAATGCGCGTCCCTAACACGCTTCCTCTGCACCACAACGTCCATTCCCTTCATCACCAGCACCAAACTCCGGCCGGTTACGGCCTCCAGTCTGTCCCTTATTCGGCATGCGCCAACCCGGTTGTACAACGTGGCGCTGGTCCCGGGGGAgggggtggaggtggaggaggataCCATTATCAGCTGCACTTGGGACGCGGAGCAGCCGATGTCCAGACGCAAACCGGGATGATAAACGCCCTGCCACCGCCCTGTTCGAACTCCTCTTCGGCGACATCCTCGCCGATGTGCGCAGCCTACAACAACGCCGGCGTCGTACCGGGCGGTCCTCTTGCCAACAACGCGGTATTGTCGTCGCCGACCAAGATCCAGCAGCACCATCACcatcagcaacagcagcaacgcGCCGCCGTCTGCAACGTCGCCGAACGCGGCGTTCCCGAGGGTGCCGCAAGCGCGCCGTCCCATGATTTTTTGCAGAATAATTCGAGCAACCAGGTTCATGCTCCCGGCCCGATAATCGGACATTCGAACAACGGACCGCCCCCGAATACGCAGAATTCCGTTTACTACGCGATGAACGTTTAGAGAgagtacgtatatatattttgaatattggCGAAGACTTTAGAGACGGAGAAAGGGATGGGAGGGagggaaagaaaattaataatctttCACGATGTTCAGTCTCTCGCGATTGTTGTCTCGATGATGCGGAACCCTATAGCTCTTCACTCAAGTGTAGAGAGCTTGAATGGGACACGATGAGTTTATATATACCTAATGCTATAAAAAAGAATCGTCTCCATCGGACGGATTTTATACCgggtatatatgtacactaCACTGTTGTTGGATCTTTTGCCCGCGTGGTTCCTCTTGAATGAGTATTGTAGTAGGTATGTAATCTTAtcacatatacacatacatgtacaatgAAGAGAATTGCCCCCGTTATCTATATGCGATGTGGGCGATTTAAAGGTAGGTGCGTATGTAcctaatatataatatacaaattacgattacgattattatcttatatacgtatacgtatacgtattgtatgtatgtactcgcgtattatatgtatagaaatGACATGCCTGCCGGAGCATGACGGAAAACCAAGGAAATTGTTAGAGAGATTATTCAGATCTTGTTCTATGACTATACGCTGATATACGTGCATGGATGATGATCGCTCAGTCAACGATCCAAGGACGAATTGAAGATCGAAAGAAAAGTACTTCGGTACGATGAAGAGTATTatgtacctatatacatatatattatatataaatatatttaattaaccTCGCTACACGAAGcatgatgaaaaagaaaaactgaaaacgaaacatattatacgtatatgaaaaaaatggcgTGTTCTTTTGGGATCTTCCAAGAGCATTGTCATCCTTCTTTATCTGATATTGCTGGAGAGATTTTAAATAGAATTCGGTGAGATTGGTGCATCCGCGAAGGAATCggcgaaataataaattcagtATAATTAAATAAGGAACGAGGAATACAGACGTCCCCGGAAGTGGAGATCGCTTCTCATTTGATGTTTCTAATCCTTATTGATATTCCTAATTCACTTCATCGCGCGGCGGATGAGACTTCGGGTTTCCGTTCGTTGTCTTTTATTGTCCGGACGAATCAATATGCAGCTCATGTATCgttgttaaaatttcaaaatggaaACTACTCTTTGAATCCCATTTGTGCACGATGTTGTcgaattttctttaaatttcctGGATTACAAGCGTCTGGTGAAGATTCATCGACGTACTGTGAAAATCAATTCCTCGAGTCATCCTTGCTTTGCATCAAACGTATCGCGAATTCAATGGTCATTTATATCTTATACATTGAAATCAGTTTTACTTGAATCAATCGAACTGCGTTAAAGTGAATGAGCTTTTCGCAAATTGTAAATGTTTCGTTCCCCGTTcctatgtttcttttttctcttcgtgcAACAggatttatatgtatattgtatattatatattgcgCGATTGATATGCGGTACATGTATTACAATCCATAGAACGGAGGTATATGGATCAAGGACTTGAGAAGTGATAAACAAAAATGGCAGCTAATCTAAGGTTGTTGTAGAGTAAGTTATTAATATCGCCGAGTGCAATGCGGAATTATTCACGGTACTTAACGGACGGCCAACTGTCTTAATATCATTTAACATCCCAAGAGAACATCTCGCGATCATCCAGCTCTTTGCTCTCTACTTCACCTTATCCGTATAGCATTAAATGAATGATAAAAACTTCGTTTCAAagtattgtttttaatttaaacTTCGAATAGCCAAAGTATACAGGTTTGGTTTCCAAAGGGTGAAAAATATCTATCGATAACCGTGATCGGTTTCATGAGAATTGCTAATTATCTCGTACTGTAATGTACTAATTACCATGAAAACTATGCACCGCAGTACCCAACCATCTTTTGTAAATCGCGTTTGCGTGTGAAATGTGATTTACCCAGATACAATGCCGTTCCGATCTCTGTATCGGTTCCGCCCCAAGGCAAAATTAGAACACGATATATCTTAATTAAGGGAATACATATGTGCATATTTGAAgggatgatatttttcaagcaCCGATTTGTCTTCAACGATATTTTCAACCATAATTTATGTCCGTCACATTTGTAGTCTAATTTCTAGTAGTAGGTAAGTAGTTGGCTATAAAGTAGAAATTCAGGCTTTCCGTGTAATGAGTATATGCTTGCGCATTCAGTTACATCATTGGCATACATATTCCAATTCTTCATTTTAATACGAgtatcaaaaaacaaaaaaaaaaaaaaaaagtttttccggACTATGCttacttctaaaaaaaaaaaaaaatatcaagccGTTCCAATGTGATTCTAcagttgtgaaaatatttgctcgagaaacttttattttaaGTACCGGGCCTTGAAACATAACACTCTTTCGATTTGTATATATGCGTATGCGTGTAATTAACAGGTACGTGACTCCCCCCTTCCAAGCGGTAAATGAATGATCGGTAATTACGCCGAGTCCAGGAAAGGTGGAATCGAACCGACAGACGTAAAACGAAACCGAAGTACATTTTCAACGCGTACATGCACCTGTGTATGAAATTGTGGGCATGATATTCCATATTCAAGTGGATCCGTGTACGTGTATCGCAGCAGTGTATACGGGCAGCGAGTATCACATTTCTCGATCGGATGtagcgtgtatatatatgcatgtacacGCTAAAGCGAAGTAGAAAAGCATAACGACGCAAATAGGTATGTAGTACATACGTCGGTAGGTGTAATAATATACCGAGTTCTCTGCAAGCAGATAGTCGACGCGCAGGGTATGAAAAGGCAGTCTAATTAACAAAATAGTAACCAaagttaattattatattatttgtgttatttttacttttaattttatccttattattatattaaattatatcgcATTAGAGTCCGTACTAAAAGcaaatatttatatgtttttattatttttacatataCTCTAGTATAATTTCGaggattataattattattataataataattattattattactttattgTGTAAATGAGGTATGCAAATACACATATCAGGTATAGAATCATATTACATGCGATGTACCATTGTAAACTCATATTGTCTTCAAGATACGCAAATACATAAACGGACGCAACAACGAGACATTtaaatacatacgtatagtGTAATAATTACGTTTTTCGTTCGAAATAAAacggtaaatatttattattaatattattatcgttatcattattattgtattattttctaaactttattttcacgtctcgattataatattgtatgtacaacggatattatatttttactcttatttattttttttacagagagaaatagagagagagagagagagagagagagagagagagagagagagagagagagagagagagagagagagagagagagagcgatattaaaaaaaaattcaaaacgtgaattatatatatataaaaatatataaatgaaataaatgcgTAACTATAGTAAATATTTACTGAATTCGGAATTGATTATCTAGAGGCGAGTGGACGCTTgacatttgaaatattaaaaacacGTGTGCAAACTCTGCAGTCTGAAAGTAGGTAAACGATAGATGGAGGGAGGGTCGGTTGGTGCAGTAGGATGAATATTATATTGTCATGTATGTAGAATACTTATACATTGTAGGGCACGCGTTAAAAAAGTGTTACGCGCCACATATAATATGGAAAATCACATTCTCTCTAATAAACGAAGAGTCGTCGTTAACGTTTAGAAAATATAGCCAAGtacataaacatatatatatatatatacataaaatatttcgaattagAGAGTATATAATCTACTATTCAAAACGTCTTTGAAATGACAACAAAGAGTCCAAAAggatagaaacaaaaaaaaaaaaaaatgtctataTTTATACCATTGTTCATGCAATATCCAATGCCGTTTGACAAATTTTGGTACGCCCATTAACGTATCActtaatttgtataaaaagcGAGGAATTCTGAACTATCGAAGACTGCAATAATCATCACACTGgcctattatacatatatttaataatgtaTCGACAAGTATTATAATTGTTACACATACGTGAAAccttatatatacattcacCGACGTTTTCATCTTGAGAGAAACAGAATCATCACTTTACACAAACTTTTAGATGTAACGATAGCTTTCATTTATACAtaggtgaatatttttctgaGTTAccttcaatttattattattattattattattattattattattattattattattttattattacattgaACCTCATTCCAAAGATTCACTTTTACGTTAAGATTTATGTgtatttgatttaaaaaaaacaaaaatttttttggtattcaTAATTATGACATACTTATGTGGTAAATATAATCgttattgtttatttgttttcttcttatcATTTTTGCAACACATTTATTGTCAGGATTTAATGTTACGCCACCTTGCTTATAACTAGTGAATTTATCATATTGCTTTATATTGATTTTAAGCGACATCAAGCGACGAGACGTCGCGGTTTTGGGGGTGGAACAGGGTACcgtagatatatgtatggCGTTATATGTACACCACAGGTTTGTCGGGTAAAACCTAATTAAGAATTAACCGTATAAATCCAGTTCTCGTTTCATCATTACCAGGTCTTAGGCTTACCTCGGGCCCAAGTTTGTGTTAGACCTCGCAGTTTggttattatttgttttttttttttttttttttacatttattttctcaagcAGAATCACAAAATAACGCATTAGAGAATTATACTTGGAATTCTCGCGAGTGATTATAATTAGGGTTTCCGAATCGATTCATCCGAGAACGAGAACGAGCGGGAACGAGACTCGTGTATGTGCAAAAGCTCGAAGGATTTCCGAGAGGATTTACGCTATCGATTTTGGTATTATCGCCGGATAACGTTGTCAATACCATTATCATTGTTACAGTTTCAGCCATGTTTTCGAGTTGGAGAAGGGATGATATAGGTAGGTTATTAAAATCTTACCGCGGGTAGTTTCACTGCAGAGGTTGCAGGTCTTGAAATGGATTGAAAATCATTGACTTTAATACAGAGGGTATGCAATGTAAATATCTGTGAAACGCATTACACTCAATCCGAATGATCACACAAAAATCGCACTATACCAAATTGAAGCGTTACTTATCGTTAGCGATCAGAGGATCTGGTTTTTGTacttgggaaaaaaaagaagaatttcatttattgTCACCAGATATCCGTCGATTTGATGCCGAAAAAACGGGTCCACGCTTTTAGTCCTCGTGTTCAAGAGCATTTTCTGACGTCCGATAACATAACGGGTGTATAAAAGATGcgaagaattagaaaaatatcCGGGTAAATATCATCTTCGCCGCGTTACTTTATATCCAGTCGAACCTGACGAACTCTGCCTTTTCTTAATTCCTAACGATCAGTGATTGCTCAACATCGCGTGCGGACGTAAAAGGCGGGATATATAGtggtttgtttttcaaaatgtataataattcgaaGAGCTGCAGGGTATAACTCGAAGTTTACTACCTAAGTCTGCGATTAATCTGGCCCCACGCACATTCTAGAAGAGTGGGCGTCGTATATTGTAAAGCCGCGGTAAACACGCATGTTTGATGCATAAATTATTACACGCTTGCATGTGTGTAAAACGCTTCGGCCATGCGGGTTATAATTTCTCCTCAAACATCGCCCGACACCATTCGCGAATCTTTCTCGTATCTTCTTAAGATTAGCACGATTCGTGTGGGATATAAAAGTAAATCGCAGACGATATCATTCATACATGTGTTCCGATACAGGCATAATTAATTGCAACTAAATTCTGCAAACCGAATTCTCACTACGGCGGCATTCATTGGGCGCGAAATCGTAACTGAACCCACTCGAACCGTCATTTTGTTTGCCGAAAAATATAGCGTTCGATAATTTATGACCGCTGGAATTgatcgtatattatacacccGAAATGAAATCGCCATCTTGATTTTGCACTGcagactgattgtgagagaaatttttagttccggttaccggtcagtccttaactattttcatttttcaccacaatcgaaatatatagttctaggtacgaaatgaaaattaacttTGTAGCTTTTACCGGacagtctggtatccgttactattctttctcataacgatcactgttgctacattttcttgcaactgttgcgaaaatttaatgcttgtgcaacgataaattgacgttaaagccttatttaactaaaaacaATAGAGTGAACCGAAcgaactgattttgcgttgcagtaaccaaaaaaggatcgacaatagcgcaaaattgttacgcgtacctcgtttttcgtaattccagtaatattcaaacagttttcttaacgatacctgtttcattgaatttttctagttaccgtaacaaatgaaatttttctcagtctaGCATTTCTAATCGAACACCTTTTTCTACTTTCAACCAAGTTTACAGCTGGTGTACTCTGTTTTATGACAGGAATGTCTTTCCGTTATCGAGAATGCACTTGTACGCATTTTCACTGTATACGGTTACCTTTACAGACTATCCGAATAACCGTAGGATCCGAGTTTCTAAATTAACCGTTCAGTAAAATACTAAACTTACAAGTTTAAGACTACAAGATTAATTGTGTTtaagaaatgaagaattttATCGGTTTGTATCGGCGTTGCATACGTTATAATCAAGTACACGGATATGAAGCCATTATTCGAAATCTGTATACATACCTTAATACTTTTGGGCTCTGTTTGCTGAAAGATTTTGCAAAACTAGTTAGAAATACGATTTCGATTCGATCCAGTTTGCGCACTATACTCCTTCACGATCCCGTGCATCTTATACTGTAATTTCCGGCTAGATAACGCGGAGAAGCAAAGACGGTAAATAGGCAGGTGAGAAATGAGGGAAAACGTCACCATTTGCATGCCTGCAGTTATACATAGACAACTTACGCGGGTCGTGGTAAATGGAAAATTTACGGTCCCATCTCCCTCTTTGAAACCTAAATATTGCACGGTGTTAAATT is a window of Neodiprion pinetum isolate iyNeoPine1 chromosome 4, iyNeoPine1.2, whole genome shotgun sequence DNA encoding:
- the LOC124215801 gene encoding uncharacterized protein isoform X1 encodes the protein MKEHCSDPSSDMPKGKGSSLKSLKSLLKKPGQTKPKGQKNRVVINEKLNEFFAADYIILIKEECCADYEEECDCCCQEHEMIRLGNCKECRAELNLQFAGGGRPLDTDSAGGQEQLFANVDGLEEVEARAAIEGPPRSRQVQKQHQRQQETLSPPEGYKDVCDEGESDEVDHHLPPHPICAECNYYHQQTAETEPEESQTINAGVNGIEIEPKRTSPDDNLITDEDATQDTSDQTQQTTPDLHQRYLVETITMTTVTERRIVRELGGEDGNGGGGGGGGGVLEEGDSGAKRVSGILKNNKLANSPHSSSDSKDEGSVRFEDVSTPLAKPVSGGEDEQQQQQDNAGGKVVHKVIGVADLTEKESGEGDAAELSLTFKLGNVSLVSNSLKPNSAVRQLFPDPRFISPPPAPSKSVLPVGVEDQSREEDDPEGQKFLITTESLRLFDAVKRAKLAGVQGETDAESTTIRKTIERNALRRSLISKYEPNAKKKSLRSKEFTLEERIRQLTCLDLDDRDNESSASENTTTGDSCSEYLDFPVRTSPSGEEAKSDSSSRCVSVTTTAVSCTVSNSLQQVEVGQGNNPSPQGNLQHQSTYRKITDLFAQKKMEAAPDSTVRNLPDLGIGNKLGQQPGREYNNGGKTPIAKMNSDARKQFLASLAPLSCVAGTGIENREDYYQLSSAKMTGSGNSRDSVGGYNSDSSYSLEDIEAALRGEERNYRNAGDPPDVTRGTPTSNAGDEDSATDELLAFVEQDKTRTERIKKRYNEAEETQQQNEAEDEDDELNDYGFNRRPSVRGIKPKFGSTNEILRQLQSRSVAPGALIEAGKAGSHLSWPSYYNENEVIGDKSSSRIFLQDEEDDTYHTITDGRDSSNTINRINTMQRQIDDIYQTIAETAASVQGSVNRGSYLESTLPRSVVRPPVNGDCGQRYSPGVAGDQPKINGQHPHPLGARMLRIAGGGDPGQGTMYNTLPGKSTRRHTFGYHCEIGTVPPGLQQPPEAKCYRTMYLLPYNGMSDPTYQNIQRILPAHAAPPANYANHVDRYPYPRNNPCRKIEEPSTRYYAARPVSANPTTASLYSAQSAQLHLHLHQPVVQPDEMRVPNTLPLHHNVHSLHHQHQTPAGYGLQSVPYSACANPVVQRGAGPGGGGGGGGGYHYQLHLGRGAADVQTQTGMINALPPPCSNSSSATSSPMCAAYNNAGVVPGGPLANNAVLSSPTKIQQHHHHQQQQQRAAVCNVAERGVPEGAASAPSHDFLQNNSSNQVHAPGPIIGHSNNGPPPNTQNSVYYAMNV
- the LOC124215801 gene encoding uncharacterized protein isoform X2; amino-acid sequence: MESSAVIKYKSQVLIKPEESQTINAGVNGIEIEPKRTSPDDNLITDEDATQDTSDQTQQTTPDLHQRYLVETITMTTVTERRIVRELGGEDGNGGGGGGGGGVLEEGDSGAKRVSGILKNNKLANSPHSSSDSKDEGSVRFEDVSTPLAKPVSGGEDEQQQQQDNAGGKVVHKVIGVADLTEKESGEGDAAELSLTFKLGNVSLVSNSLKPNSAVRQLFPDPRFISPPPAPSKSVLPVGVEDQSREEDDPEGQKFLITTESLRLFDAVKRAKLAGVQGETDAESTTIRKTIERNALRRSLISKYEPNAKKKSLRSKEFTLEERIRQLTCLDLDDRDNESSASENTTTGDSCSEYLDFPVRTSPSGEEAKSDSSSRCVSVTTTAVSCTVSNSLQQVEVGQGNNPSPQGNLQHQSTYRKITDLFAQKKMEAAPDSTVRNLPDLGIGNKLGQQPGREYNNGGKTPIAKMNSDARKQFLASLAPLSCVAGTGIENREDYYQLSSAKMTGSGNSRDSVGGYNSDSSYSLEDIEAALRGEERNYRNAGDPPDVTRGTPTSNAGDEDSATDELLAFVEQDKTRTERIKKRYNEAEETQQQNEAEDEDDELNDYGFNRRPSVRGIKPKFGSTNEILRQLQSRSVAPGALIEAGKAGSHLSWPSYYNENEVIGDKSSSRIFLQDEEDDTYHTITDGRDSSNTINRINTMQRQIDDIYQTIAETAASVQGSVNRGSYLESTLPRSVVRPPVNGDCGQRYSPGVAGDQPKINGQHPHPLGARMLRIAGGGDPGQGTMYNTLPGKSTRRHTFGYHCEIGTVPPGLQQPPEAKCYRTMYLLPYNGMSDPTYQNIQRILPAHAAPPANYANHVDRYPYPRNNPCRKIEEPSTRYYAARPVSANPTTASLYSAQSAQLHLHLHQPVVQPDEMRVPNTLPLHHNVHSLHHQHQTPAGYGLQSVPYSACANPVVQRGAGPGGGGGGGGGYHYQLHLGRGAADVQTQTGMINALPPPCSNSSSATSSPMCAAYNNAGVVPGGPLANNAVLSSPTKIQQHHHHQQQQQRAAVCNVAERGVPEGAASAPSHDFLQNNSSNQVHAPGPIIGHSNNGPPPNTQNSVYYAMNV